CACGCTGCGCGACAAGCCTCCTCCCGAGATCCCACCGTTCTCCACCGAGAGCGTCGAGCAGTTGGCCCGTTATCGCGCCGTTCTCGAGACCGAGAAGGGGGAAATCACCGTCGAGCTGTTTCCTCAGAAAGCGCCCAATCACGTCAGGAACTTCCTCCGTCTCGCCCAGATCGGCGCCTACGACGGGGTCGCGTTTCACCGCATCGAGCCGGGTTTCGTGATTCAAACGGGTTTTCTCGAGACCCGCAGGGAGCCTCCGTCCGAGCGCATCCTGAACTACGTGACCTTCCTCGATCCCGAGTTCAACGACACGCCTCATGTTCCCGGAATCCTCTCGATGGCTCGGGGCGATGATCCGGCGAGCGCGCAGGCATCCTTCTTCATCGTCACCGGAGTGGCTGAAAACCTCGACCACGCCTACACCGCCTTCGGCCGGGTGACCGAAGGTATGGACGTCGTCCGCGCGATCGAGTCCCTGCCCACCGAGGGAGCAAGCCCGGTGGAGCGGTTCGATCTCCTCCGAGTCCGGGTCGAGACGATCGAGTGATCGACGTCGCCATCGTCGGCGGGGGGCCGAGCGGGCTCGCCGTCGCCATCGACTGCACGAAGAACGGGCTTTCCTACGTCATCCTGGAGAAAGGAGCCCTGGTCGATGCGATCCGCCGCTTCCCCATCAATATGGTCTTCTTCACGACGCCCGATCTTCTCGAGATTGGGGACTTGCCTCTCGTGACCGCCCGGGAGAAACCGACGCGACTCGAAGCGCTCAAGTACTACCGGCGCGTGGTGGAACATTATCGGTTGCGCCTGAGGCTCTACGAGAAAGTGGAAGCCGTCCGGCCGGTGAACGGACATTTCGAGCTCGAGACCTCGTATCAACGTGGGCAGGTGGGGCGTCCCGAGTGCGTTTCGGCGCGAAAGCTCGTCCTGGCCATGGGATACTACGACAATCCCAATAACCTCGAGATTCCGGGAGAGAACCTCCCGAAGGTGTCCCACTACTACACCGAAGCCCATCCGTATTTCGGGCTCGACGTAGCGGTCATTGGCGGAGCGAACTCGGCAGCCGAGACGGCACTCGACCTCTACCGCTCGGGTGTTTCGGTCACGCTGATCCATCGAGGCGCCGAGCTTTCGAGTCATATCAAGTACTGGGTACGGCCCGACATCCAGAATCGGATCGACCGCGGGGAGATAAGCGCCCATCTCGAGACCGAGGTCGTCGAGATCCTCCCCGAGAAGCTCCGTCTGCGGCGGAACGGTAAGGTCTTCGAGATGGCGAACGACGCCGTCCTGGCGCTCACGGGTTATCATCCCGACTACCGCTTTCTGAAGGCCATCGGCATCGAAGTCGACGACCGATCGGGCAAACCGCGCGTCGACCCCGAGACTTGTGAGACGAACGTCCCGGGAGTCTATCTGGCAGGAGGCATCGTCGCCGGCAAGCAGACGAACCAGATCTTTATCGAGAACGGGCGTTTCCACGGAAGAAAGATCGTGGAGCATATCGTTCGCCGGTGAGCGCCGATCGTCTCGTCGTAAGGCTTCTGCCGGCATTCGTCGCCGCCTGGGCAATCCTCGGCACGCAAAACGTTCGCCTGGGCTCGGTGTACGTGCCCCCCATTTCGCCCTGGTGGGTGGTGGCGGCCGTCGCCTTCGCTACCCTGCTCGCGCCGCGCCGAAACGCCCTTCCCGGAGCGGAGCGGCGCTCCATCCTCGTCTGTTTCTCCCTCGCTGCTTCGCTGGCGATGCTCCTTCTTGTCAGGAGCGCGGCACTGAATCCCGCGCTCGAGCTCGTGATCCGGTTCGACGATGGTCGCGAGGTGAGGTCGTCGTCCCTTCAGCTCGGTGAAAGGCGGGAGCTGAGACGTCTCGCCGGGCAGAGACGGAACATCGTGTTCGAAACCGGGGGATGGCTTCAGATTCCGAAGACCGGCGAGCACCGATTCGAGCTCTACTGCGATGATTTCTGCGAGCTGATGGTCGGCTCTCGGCACGTCCAGGCTCGGGGAGCCCGTAGCGAAACGATCCAGCTGTCACGAGGCGAAGTGCCCTTCTCGCTCCGTTATCGCCAGAAGGGAGGACCGGCAGCGCTCCGGCTATCGTGGGACCGTCCCGGATTCTTCGAGCTTCTTCCCATCGAGTACTTCGTCCGCGGCCGGGGCGTGCCGCCTCGCGATCCGACCGCCTCACATCTGGCCCTCGCCGCGCTTCTCGCCTGGTCGGGCGCGCTCGCCATCTCCTTCGGGCACGTGGTGCGTTTCGCGAGGAGCCGTGCCTTGCCCGTCGCGACGATCGCGCTCGTCGTCGCCTATGGAAGCGTCATCCGATTCGAGTCCTTCCTCGCCCGTTCGGGACTTGCCCGTTCGGACACTCGCGCGGCGGTACTCCACGAGAGGCTGCTTCCGCTCATGCCTCCCTACGCGGTCTTCAATCCGGAGAACGCACCTGCCGATCCTTATCGTGCCGATGTGAGGAGTTATCTCGACGGCGCCGAGACGATGACGCTCTCGCGTTTCTACCGCCCTTCGTTTCGTGAGCCGTTCTACGTCGCGCTCGTCAAAGCCTTCGTCGCTCTATCGGGAGCAGAGGTGGGAATCCTGATCGAAAGCCTGGTTTTTTCGATTGCGACACTATTGCTTCTCGCCGTGATCTCATCCAAGCTGTTCGGAGTCCATTGGACCGCCGCGCTTCTGGTGCCGGTGGCGATCCACGAGTGGCTCGTTCTCGAATCGGCAACCGGCTATCGGATGAGCGCATATGGTTTCTTCCTCGTGGCATTCGTCGGCTGGTCGTGTCTTTCGCTTCAGAGCCGTGCGCTCGCGTCGGTGGGGACGGGTGTCCTCGCCAGCCTTCTCTGCCTCATTCGGATCAGCGCCTTGTCGGTCGTCATCCCCGTCGTCGCCCTGCGCCTTCTCCAGCTTGGGCGGAACGAGCGCAAGTTCTACGCGGGGGTCGTCGCCGGTAGCCTCGTCGTCCTCGTCGGACCGTTTCTTCTATCCAATACGCTCGCTCATGGGGACCCTTTTTACAGCATCAGCTTTCACACGGAGTTCTGGCTGCGAGCGGAAGGGCTCGACCGGGGGCAGGGCCCGGTTTCGTGGCTGCGCTACTTCACCGGCTTCGGGCGCATCCCCGAGATTGCGAAGGGAACGGTAGCGGGATTGACTTTCCTTCCCCTTCGCACGTTCTCGATCGGTTTGCGCCAATTCCCACTGATTGGAGCCATCACCGTGGTTTGCGGTGTTCTCGGGCTGGCGATGGCATTTCGAAGCCGGCCTCTTCTACCCGTCGCCTACCTCGGCCACCTCGTTCCCTTCGCCTACGTCCAGAATTTTCCTTCGGGAACCATGCCTCGGTTCGTAATGCCCGCATTCTTCTTTTTCGTGGTCGCTGCCCCTCTGGGTGCGGAGAGGCTCTTGTCTTGGGTCAGCCGGCTGCGTGGAAGCCGGGACCGACCTCCCTATTCGTCCGACGGGAAGCGAAGCGGCGGGGAAAAAGGAGCCCCCGGCTCGCAAGACGTGGCCTCTTGAGCTCGTCGGTACTACAATAGGCAGTCATGGCGTTTCTCGACCGGATGGTGTCGGACCTCATCGGGAAATCAACCGGGTTCAACGCGCGACCGTTCGTACGGGCCGTCGGCGGCAAGAACATCCTCCTGCTCGGCGGCGCCCTGGTCGCCGGTGCTCTCGCCGCCGAGAAGATGCGCGAACCCGCCACGCCATCGAACGTTCCTCCGCCCCCTCTACCCCTTCCGCCGGTTCCGCCCCTACCCGTTCCTCAGACGTCTGACTCGGACCCGGTGACGGCGGACCAGGCCCTCTCCACGGATCTGCTCTTTGCCATCGTCCGCGTGATGGCTGCTTCGGCCCTTGCGGACGGAGAGATTCACGCCGACGAACGTCGAGTCATCGAGAGCCGCCTGGACGAATCGGGCCTCTCCGCCGAACAGGTGCGACGCATCCAGAAGGACATGGTGATTCCGCCAGGTCCGGGCGAGCTTTCGGACATGGTCGAAACGGCCGAGGACCGCGAGCTCGTCTACCGATTCGCCGCATTGGTCGTGCTCGCCGACGGTGAGATCTCGCAGCTCGAACGAGCGTGGCTCGACAAGCTCGCGGCCGCCATGGCGCTCGGAGACGGCCGTCGTGAAGCGCTGGAGCGCGAGATTTTCGAGGAGTCTTCGAGCTGAGCGTCCAGCTCGCCTCCGGTGATCAGACGATGTCGGCTTTGCGAGGGAACGCTGGCTCTTCGTCGATGGTCGCCCATTCGGGGTTTTCCCACGAATGTCCTCGGTTCGGCACCCCGATTCGTTACCTGGGAGCTCGCTCATGACCGAGACTGATTCCACTTCTTCGTCGAAATATCGTCGGCTACTCTGCCCCGTCGATTTCTCCGACATCTCTCGCCGCGCCCTGGAGTGGACGCTGAGCTTTTCGAAGGAGCTCCAAGCGAGCGTGACGCTCTTGCACGTCATCGACTCGCGGATGACGTCGGTGGGGAACCTCGTCAACATTCCCGACGTTTCCCACGAGCTCCGCCAGCGAGCCGACGGGATGCTTCATGAGTGGCAGCGCGTACTGAATCTGTCGCGGGTGAAAATCGAAATCAGGGAAGGTGTGCCCGATCAGGAGGTGGTGAACGCCACCCGAGAAGCCCCGGTGGATTTGTTAATCATGGGGACTCATGGTTTCGGCGGGTTCCAGCGGCTGCTGCTGGGCTCGGTCACCGAAAAGGTACTGCACCGGGTCCGTGTACCCCTCATGACGATCTCCCAAGCTTCGGCGCTCGAGCCGTCGAAACGGCCCACGAGAGTGGTGACGGCTGTGGACCTGGGAGCCGAATCGAGCGAGGTGGTGCGTCACGGGCTGTTTCTCGCCCGTCACTTCGCGGTCAGCCTGGTGGCCGCTCACGTTCTTCCCGTGCCCGACGTGGTCTTGAACTATCGTACCGTCGAGCAGCTCGGGGCGGAAGAGCTCGCCCGCTTGACGAAGAGGATCACGGAAGAGCGACGAAAGGAGCTCGAGCAATTGATGTCCCATGCGACCGATGTCGATGTCGAGATCGAAACCGCGGTGGGCCGGCCCTATGCAATCTTGACCGGTCTCGTGCGAGATACCGATCTGCTCGTCATGGGCGCGGGCGGTCACGGGGAAGCGGCACTCGGCTGGCTCGGCTCGGTCTGCCACAAGATGGTGCGATCGGCCCCATGTCCGGTTCTCATCGTACGTTGATTGCGGGGAGCAGCACCAGGAGCGCCGACGTCAGGGCCGTGAGGAGGATCTTATGAGAGTGGAAGAGTTGATGACCACGGATGTGACGACGGTCGAGCGCAACGACGAGTTGAGCGTCGTCGACGATCTCATGAAGATGAAGCGCATTCGACATCTCCCCGTAGTCGAGAAGGGACGTCTCGTCGGAATCGTCACCCAGCGTGATTTGTTCCACGCCGGTCTCTCGAATGCGATGGGGTTCGGCGAGAAGGCGCGCAAGGAGTTCCTGGGAACGGTTGTCGTCAAGGAGGTCATGACCGACGAGGTCGTCACCGTCGGGCCCGAAGAAGCCGTCAAGAGCGCGGCCAAGAAGATGCTCGAGCACAAAATCGGCTGCCTCCCCGTCGTACGGGAAGGCAAACTGCTCGGAATCCTCACCGAGACCGACTTGGTGCGTTTGCTCGTCGATTCCTGAGCCGAGGTCGAGCCGAGCTCGCGGTCGAAGCTTGGCCACCGCACGGCAGGCTGGGTCGCTCTTTCGCATCCCGCCCGCTCGGGCAGCTACTTGACGCTCAGTACCGGCGCTCTCGCGAGACGGACGATGCGTTCGGTGACGCTGCCGACGAGGACGTGCTCGAGACCGCTCAGGCCTTTCGTCCCCATGACGATTAACTCCACCGCCCGGCTCTCGACCGTCGCGAGAAGCTCCTCGACGACCTGTCCCTCGGTCACGATGATCTCTCCGGGACCACCGTAGAGCGAGGAAAGCTCGTCGCGTATCCTCTCGGGCAGCTCGGGATCCACCTGAAACATGCGCACGAAGCTTCCCGCGTAGAGCGAGGGAAGCACCGGGTTGCTGACCACGTGATGCAGGACCAGCTCACCGTCGGACCCGAGCAATGAACGGGCCACCTCGATGGAGCGCGGCGAAAGAGGCGAGAAGTCGACGGGCACCAGAATCCGCCCGAATCCATCCCCGCTGTCGGACACTCGCGCGTCTTTTCCCACGGTGAGCACGTGACCGGGTGCGTGACGGACGACCGTCTCCGCCACGCTCCCCAGTACGAGCTTGCCCAGGCCGGTGCGTCCCTGGGTTCCCATGACCACGAGGTCAGGCCTCAACTCGTCCACCTTGTCCAGAATGGCATCGGAAGCCGATGTACTGCGAGAGGTCGAGAGCTGCACCGGGATGCCCCGGCGGCGCAGGCTTTCCGACCGTTTAGCAAGCTCGTCCAGGACGTCCTCGCCTACGTCACGCAGATACTCGTCCATCGCCTTTTCCAGCATCATCGGATCGTCGGCATCGAGAGTGACCGCGTGAAACACGTCGATCCGGGCTCCGTGCTGGACCGCGAGCCGAGCGGCCAGCTTCGCCGCATGTTCGGCCGTTTCCGAAAAATCGGTCGGCAGCAGGATTCGCTCTATTCTCATCGTCTCACCTCCGCCCGAATTCGCGTTCGATGACTCATGCTACCTCGGCCTCGAACCGCCGAAATCGGCATCTGGGCGGACCCTCGTCAGGCACGAAGATATCAGGGTGTCGGAGGCAGGCGGAAGGCCGTTGCCGGACTTGCCTGGCGTCTGACGAGCTGACACAATCCCGCGGGTGACGGAGAAGGGTTCGCTTCAGAGCTCCAAGACCAGCGGCTCGCCCCGATTGAACCAGCGCCGGGCGCAAATACTGGAGAAGGCGGCCCACCTCTTCTGCGTCAAGGGCTACGACTCCACATCCATGAGCGACATCGCCGACGAAGTCGGGATCACGAAGGCGGGCCTCTACTATTTCGTGGAGAGCAAGGAGCACCTTCTTTACCTCATCACCGACTATGGCCTCGATTTGCTGGATGAGACCGTCATTCAACCTCTCGAAGTCGTCGCCGAACCCCGGCAGCATCTCCAACAACTGATACGCCTGCACGTGCACATGGTGTTGAATCGACCGCGGGAGGTGACCATTATCCTCCACGAGCGAACCGCTCTCACCGGGGTCTACCGGGAGAAGATCCTTCAGCGAAAGAAGGATTACATCAATTATGTGCGGCATCTCTTGAAACAGCTCCAGGCTAGCGGCGACGCGCGCGCCGATGTCGATCCTACTGCGGCGACTTTTTTCCTCCTCGGGGCGCTGAACTGGGTGTACCAGTGGTACAAAGTGGACGGACCGCTTTCCGAAGAGCAACTGGCCACCGAGCTCATATCCTTGTTCACCAAGGGGTTCTTGACTCGCGGGTGAGGGACCCGGCGAGGGAACCGGAGGACCTCTGGGCGTCCTGTCACTTCGCCGCTTTCACGGGCATACCGCAGGTCGCCGGTCACACCAACGAGCGACCACGCGCGCCGCGGCAACGAGCCGATTCAAACTACCGGCGTGCCGCGGAGCCCGTCGCCGACGTCTCGATGACCTCCAGCAG
This region of Vicinamibacteria bacterium genomic DNA includes:
- a CDS encoding peptidylprolyl isomerase, coding for MTFLVVFAVLAIQGTASPAKQAILETSLGEIVIDLLPEKAPDHVAHFTRLASEGVYDGTTFHRVIKYGIIQGGDPETKDPSARDKYGTGGLGVLARELSDEKHTRGAVSAVQIPGKPDSAGSQFFIVVTDQPTLDGQFTVFARVVEGILVAQRISETPTDESGLAVERIEILKVTLRDKPPPEIPPFSTESVEQLARYRAVLETEKGEITVELFPQKAPNHVRNFLRLAQIGAYDGVAFHRIEPGFVIQTGFLETRREPPSERILNYVTFLDPEFNDTPHVPGILSMARGDDPASAQASFFIVTGVAENLDHAYTAFGRVTEGMDVVRAIESLPTEGASPVERFDLLRVRVETIE
- a CDS encoding YpdA family putative bacillithiol disulfide reductase, translated to MIDVAIVGGGPSGLAVAIDCTKNGLSYVILEKGALVDAIRRFPINMVFFTTPDLLEIGDLPLVTAREKPTRLEALKYYRRVVEHYRLRLRLYEKVEAVRPVNGHFELETSYQRGQVGRPECVSARKLVLAMGYYDNPNNLEIPGENLPKVSHYYTEAHPYFGLDVAVIGGANSAAETALDLYRSGVSVTLIHRGAELSSHIKYWVRPDIQNRIDRGEISAHLETEVVEILPEKLRLRRNGKVFEMANDAVLALTGYHPDYRFLKAIGIEVDDRSGKPRVDPETCETNVPGVYLAGGIVAGKQTNQIFIENGRFHGRKIVEHIVRR
- a CDS encoding DUF533 domain-containing protein, with product MAFLDRMVSDLIGKSTGFNARPFVRAVGGKNILLLGGALVAGALAAEKMREPATPSNVPPPPLPLPPVPPLPVPQTSDSDPVTADQALSTDLLFAIVRVMAASALADGEIHADERRVIESRLDESGLSAEQVRRIQKDMVIPPGPGELSDMVETAEDRELVYRFAALVVLADGEISQLERAWLDKLAAAMALGDGRREALEREIFEESSS
- a CDS encoding universal stress protein gives rise to the protein MTETDSTSSSKYRRLLCPVDFSDISRRALEWTLSFSKELQASVTLLHVIDSRMTSVGNLVNIPDVSHELRQRADGMLHEWQRVLNLSRVKIEIREGVPDQEVVNATREAPVDLLIMGTHGFGGFQRLLLGSVTEKVLHRVRVPLMTISQASALEPSKRPTRVVTAVDLGAESSEVVRHGLFLARHFAVSLVAAHVLPVPDVVLNYRTVEQLGAEELARLTKRITEERRKELEQLMSHATDVDVEIETAVGRPYAILTGLVRDTDLLVMGAGGHGEAALGWLGSVCHKMVRSAPCPVLIVR
- a CDS encoding CBS domain-containing protein, which encodes MRVEELMTTDVTTVERNDELSVVDDLMKMKRIRHLPVVEKGRLVGIVTQRDLFHAGLSNAMGFGEKARKEFLGTVVVKEVMTDEVVTVGPEEAVKSAAKKMLEHKIGCLPVVREGKLLGILTETDLVRLLVDS
- a CDS encoding universal stress protein encodes the protein MRIERILLPTDFSETAEHAAKLAARLAVQHGARIDVFHAVTLDADDPMMLEKAMDEYLRDVGEDVLDELAKRSESLRRRGIPVQLSTSRSTSASDAILDKVDELRPDLVVMGTQGRTGLGKLVLGSVAETVVRHAPGHVLTVGKDARVSDSGDGFGRILVPVDFSPLSPRSIEVARSLLGSDGELVLHHVVSNPVLPSLYAGSFVRMFQVDPELPERIRDELSSLYGGPGEIIVTEGQVVEELLATVESRAVELIVMGTKGLSGLEHVLVGSVTERIVRLARAPVLSVK
- a CDS encoding TetR/AcrR family transcriptional regulator, whose protein sequence is MTEKGSLQSSKTSGSPRLNQRRAQILEKAAHLFCVKGYDSTSMSDIADEVGITKAGLYYFVESKEHLLYLITDYGLDLLDETVIQPLEVVAEPRQHLQQLIRLHVHMVLNRPREVTIILHERTALTGVYREKILQRKKDYINYVRHLLKQLQASGDARADVDPTAATFFLLGALNWVYQWYKVDGPLSEEQLATELISLFTKGFLTRG